The following proteins are co-located in the Myxocyprinus asiaticus isolate MX2 ecotype Aquarium Trade chromosome 18, UBuf_Myxa_2, whole genome shotgun sequence genome:
- the LOC127456341 gene encoding anti-apoptotic protein NR13-like: protein MSCRLRQQTLLLAEDYIGFCSGIQQTPPSESAEAMRYLAKEMEQQHRTKFQSLVKELLDNCGSDPSKCLQSVMREVVVDGKLNWGRVVSIFAFTGVLANELISRGGNCECSRRLAETIADYLGGEKQDWLIENGGWEGFCRFFQNARLLNQESSMKTALFAAAGVGLAGLTFLLVR, encoded by the exons ATGTCCTGTCGGTTGAGGCAACAAACGTTATTACTGGCAGAAGATTACATCGGTTTCTGCAGCGGGATCCAACAGACGCCTCCCAGTGAGTCAGCAGAGGCCATGAGATACCTGGCCAAAGAGATGGAGCAGCAGCACAGAACCAAATTCCAATCTCTCGTCAAGGAATTACTGGACAACTGTGGATCAGATCCCAGCAAGTGTCTGCAGAGCGTGATGAGGGAAGTGGTGGTAGATGGGAAACTGAACTGGGGGAGGGTGGTCTCCATCTTTGCTTTCACTGGAGTGCTGGCCAACGAATTGATCTCCAGAGGAGGGAATTGCGAGTGCTCCCGGAGACTGGCTGAGACCATAGCGGACTATCTGGGAGGGGAAAAACAAGACTGGCTGATTGAAAATGGAGGCTGG GAGGGCTTCTGCAGGTTTTTCCAAAACGCAAGACTGCTGAACCAAGAGTCGTCAATGAAGACCGCACTGTTCGCAGCGGCAGGAGTGGGTTTAGCTGGCCTAACCTTTCTCTTAGTACGCTAA